The stretch of DNA GACGGCCGCCTGCGCCCTTGCTCGGCCGCATGCCAGCACCCGGTCAGTCATGTCAATAGTCTCAAACTTGTCTATCTCGTCGAGGACGCTGTCGCAGCTGCGCCGAACTCGGCAAACCACCGCGCGAGCAGGCACGATGGTGGCGAACGGACCCGGCCCGGCACCCGCCCCAGGAGGCAGCGACCACATGGATCCCGTCGTCCCGTCGACCGGCTGGGGGGTCACGCACCTGTTCTTCCGCGTCGACTCCAGCCGCTCCCCCGACCCCGCCCAGGCCGGCAAGGAGCTGGTGGCCGCCCTCGACGCCTTCGCCGCGGCCGGGGAGGACCACCAGGTGCTCTGCGCCTCCGTCCTCGGCCTCAAGGCCGACCTGGCCGTGATGGCCCTCGGGCCCGACCTGACCCGCCACGAGGCGCTGGCCAGGTCGCTGCGGGCGGTGAGCCCGCTGGAGCCGGCGTACTCGTTCCTGTCCCTCACCGAGGTCTCGGAGTACATGGAGACCGAGGACGACGTCCGGGCCCGCCTCCAGGCCCAGGGGGTCGAGGACACCGAGGAGCGGGTGGCCAAGGCGCTGGAGCGGCTGGCCGGCCAGCGCGAGGACCGGCTGCACCCGCGCCTGCCCCGCAAGGCGGTGCTCGCCTTCTACCCGATGAGCAAGGCCCGCGACCCGGACGCCAACTGGTACCGGCTTCCCTTCGACCGGCGCCGCGAGCTGATGCACGGCCACGGCAAGGTCGGGCGCCGCTACACCGGCCGGGTCCTGCAGCTCGTCACCGGCTCGACCGGCCTGGACGACTTCGAATGGGGCGTCACCCTGCTCGCCGACGACCTCAGCGCCATCAAGGAGGTCGTCTACGACATGCGCTTCGACGAGGTGACCGCCTCCTACGGCCGCTTCGGCCCGTTCCTGGTCGGCCTCACCTGCGACCCGGCCGAGCTCCCCGAGCGCCTGGGGCTGCGCTGACTCAGTGCTCCCACTCGACCTGGCGCACGCCGTCCAGGCGGCCCAGGACGTCGAGCAGCTGCTCGGGCCGGTAGCCAGGGCGCAGCTTGACCACCAGCACGACCCGGTCCTCGTTCCCGCCCATTTCCCGGTCCAGCCCACGCAGGTCCACCCGCTCGCCCCGCAGGGCCTCCACGATCCGCTGCACGTCGAGCCCGGGCCGGGTGGCGAGCACGTACTCCTCGCGCGATACCCCCCAGCGCTGCAGCGTGGCGCTCACCCTGCGCAGCCCGAACAGGGTCCCCACGACCAGCGCGGCCCCGCCAACGCCGAGCACGTAGTCGCCCGCGCCCACCGCCACTCCGACCGAGGCCGTCGCCCAGATGCTGGCCGCCGTGGTCAGCCCCTTGACCGTCAGCCCGTGCCGGACGATGGCCCCCCCGCCCAGGAACCCGATCCCGGTCACGATCTGGGCGGCCAGCCGGCTCGGGTCGGTCCCGATCCCCCCGCCGAACCCGTAGGCCGAGATCAGGGTGAACAGACAGGCCCCGATGGTCAGCAGCATGTGCGTGCGCAGCCCGGCCGCCTGGTCGTTCAGCTCGCGCTCGGCGCCAATGGCGCCACCGAGCGCGGCCGCCACCACCAGCCGTCCGAGGAGCTCGAGGTCAGTGGGCATCGGTCCCCTCCACAGCCGGGATCCAGCCCGATGCTAACCCGCGCCAACGCCGGCGCGGCAGGGCTAGCGTTGGTCGAGCCGGCACCAGCGGGTCGTGCGGCCGCCCACCTTGGCGGTGGACAGCTCGGAGCCGTGGCGGGGGCAGACCCCGAGGGCACGTGACCGGGCGAAGGCGCCGCGGCCGGTGCCGCCGGCCTTGAAGGCGGCGCGGATCGCGGCCCGGACGGCCCGGCGCAGGCGGGCCAGCTCGTCGGGGTCGAGGTCGACGCCGCGGCGGCGCGGGTCGATCCCGGCCCGCCACAGGGCCTCGTCGGCCAGGAGGTTGCCCACCCCGGCCAGCGCCTGCTGGTTGAGCAGGCGGGCCTTGACCGGAGCCCGGCTGCGCCCGACCAGGTCCCGGAACCGGGCGAGGGACACCTCGAGCGCGTCCGGTCCCAGCCGGCCCCGGACCGGGTCGAGGGTCACCCGGCCGAGCCGCCGCGGGTCATTCAGGACCATGGTGCCGCCGTCGGTGAAGACGAGGGCGAACCGCTTGAAGCGCACCACTGGGTCGTCGTGGAACCACACGCTGCCGCTCATGCCCAGGTGCAGGCCGAGCACCGGCCCGTCGGTCTCGACCAGCAGCTGCTTGCCCACCCGGTTGACCCCGGTCACCTTGTGGCCGACCAGCGCCTCGCGGATCGCGCCGGGCGGCCAGGGCCGGCACACGTAGGAGTCGGAGTCGTCGGCGTCGGCCACCACCCGTCCAAGGGCGTGGCGCTCCAGGACCTCTCGGGCCCGTTCCGCCTCCGGCAGCTCCGGCATGGCCCGAGCATCCCATCCCGGCCCCGGTTCCTCATCTCGAAGGGTGACGACCGGCTGCAGCTGCGGGAGGCCGGTACGCACGATGGGTGATCTCCGCATGACCGGGCCGGTGCTCCGGCCGCCTCGTCTACGCCACCACCACCGCCACCCTGTCCGCCATCGACCTCACCGGAGGAGTCCCCTCCGGCACCGCCACGGTCCTGAACGGCCCCGCCGTCGACGGTCAGTCCTGGCGGGGTTGCTCGTCCTCAACCTCCCCACCTGACGGGCTCCGAGCTCCCGGCCCGCACCACCCGGTGCGGGCCGGACCCGTTCCGGTATCCTGCGCCCCGTCGGCCCCTGTAGCTCAAGGGACAGAGCAGCTGTCTCCTAAACAGCAGGTTGCAGGTTCGAGTCCTGCCAGGGGCACCACGCAGGCCTTGTGGGCAAGGAACCCTGGGGCAACCAAGGCCGCCGGGTGCTACCAGACGGTCACCGGTCTTGGATGGCGGTGGTTTCTCAGCCTGCGGTCCTTGGTGACCAAGAGGCAGCCGTGCTCCACAGCGGTCGCGTAGACCAACCGGTCGGCTGGGTCGCCGGGGAATGAGGATGGCAGCGACACTGCGGTCGCGGCGACCGCGGGCGTCACCCCGAGAGTCTGCAGGCCATCGGCCAGCTGTTCCAGCCAGGAGCGCACCGGAATGGTCACGATGATCCGCTCGTGCGCGGCCAGCCATGCCAGCTCGAACCAGGAGATCGCCGCCACCGCGAGCTGATCGGCTTCAGCGAGTGCCTTGGTCGCGGCGTCGCTGAGCCGCTCCGGCTCAGCCGACCACCACTGCACGACGTGGGTGTCAAGCAGGACGGTGGTCACGGCAGGTCCCAGGTTGCTCCGGTCGTGAACAGCTCCTCGTCGTCGGCGGCACTCATCGCCACCCCGGTCAGCTTGCCCTTCAGGGCGTTGGGGCCCTTGGCAGGCACCAGGCGGGCCACGGTGCGGCCGTGCTTGGTGATCTCGATCTCTTGTCCAGCGGCGACAGCATCGAGCAGGGAGAGGATCTTGGCCTTCACCTCAGTAGCGGTCATCTGAGTGGTCATGTGACTACTATACCAGTCACTCATCACCACGACCATCCCGCGACGCGGAAATGCCTGCCTTGTGTTGTATAGGCTTCTACGCGGGCTGGGCGACAGCTGCTGGACACATCGCGAAAGGTGACCCCATGACCCGCCAAGCAGTCTCCAGCGATCAGGCCCCGGCCGCGCTCGGTCCCTACAGCCAGGCGATCGTCGCCGGTGGCTTTGTGTTCTGCTCAGGGACCGCGGGAATCGACCCCGCGACAGGTGCCGTGGGCGACGGGATCGAGGC from Actinomycetota bacterium encodes:
- a CDS encoding chlorite dismutase family protein; translation: MDPVVPSTGWGVTHLFFRVDSSRSPDPAQAGKELVAALDAFAAAGEDHQVLCASVLGLKADLAVMALGPDLTRHEALARSLRAVSPLEPAYSFLSLTEVSEYMETEDDVRARLQAQGVEDTEERVAKALERLAGQREDRLHPRLPRKAVLAFYPMSKARDPDANWYRLPFDRRRELMHGHGKVGRRYTGRVLQLVTGSTGLDDFEWGVTLLADDLSAIKEVVYDMRFDEVTASYGRFGPFLVGLTCDPAELPERLGLR
- a CDS encoding PIN domain-containing protein, with translation MTTVLLDTHVVQWWSAEPERLSDAATKALAEADQLAVAAISWFELAWLAAHERIIVTIPVRSWLEQLADGLQTLGVTPAVAATAVSLPSSFPGDPADRLVYATAVEHGCLLVTKDRRLRNHRHPRPVTVW
- a CDS encoding type II toxin-antitoxin system prevent-host-death family antitoxin translates to MTATEVKAKILSLLDAVAAGQEIEITKHGRTVARLVPAKGPNALKGKLTGVAMSAADDEELFTTGATWDLP
- a CDS encoding MgtC/SapB family protein, producing the protein MPTDLELLGRLVVAAALGGAIGAERELNDQAAGLRTHMLLTIGACLFTLISAYGFGGGIGTDPSRLAAQIVTGIGFLGGGAIVRHGLTVKGLTTAASIWATASVGVAVGAGDYVLGVGGAALVVGTLFGLRRVSATLQRWGVSREEYVLATRPGLDVQRIVEALRGERVDLRGLDREMGGNEDRVVLVVKLRPGYRPEQLLDVLGRLDGVRQVEWEH
- a CDS encoding DNA-formamidopyrimidine glycosylase family protein; the encoded protein is MPELPEAERAREVLERHALGRVVADADDSDSYVCRPWPPGAIREALVGHKVTGVNRVGKQLLVETDGPVLGLHLGMSGSVWFHDDPVVRFKRFALVFTDGGTMVLNDPRRLGRVTLDPVRGRLGPDALEVSLARFRDLVGRSRAPVKARLLNQQALAGVGNLLADEALWRAGIDPRRRGVDLDPDELARLRRAVRAAIRAAFKAGGTGRGAFARSRALGVCPRHGSELSTAKVGGRTTRWCRLDQR